Proteins from a genomic interval of Amycolatopsis sp. cg13:
- a CDS encoding TetR/AcrR family transcriptional regulator yields the protein MVRRNDQRRAALVDGAIEVLAREGARGLTFRAVDAEAGVPAGTASNYFANRDELFTQAGARVYERLQPEDDSLPPGLEDRESYAQLMRDLVGRIAAFRTGYLALLELRLEATRRPELRRVLTERVRDDVEGNVAYHLASGLPGDATAVKLLILALNWLIVEQLTLPDVFSEAEREELITEAVNRIIGPE from the coding sequence ATGGTGCGGAGGAACGACCAGCGGCGGGCTGCGCTCGTCGACGGGGCGATCGAGGTCTTGGCGCGGGAGGGCGCGCGCGGACTGACGTTCCGGGCGGTCGACGCGGAGGCCGGCGTGCCCGCGGGGACGGCGTCGAACTACTTCGCCAACCGTGACGAGCTCTTCACCCAGGCTGGGGCCCGCGTGTACGAGCGGCTGCAGCCGGAGGACGACTCGCTCCCGCCGGGGCTGGAGGACCGGGAGTCGTACGCACAGCTGATGCGCGACCTGGTCGGCCGGATCGCGGCGTTTCGCACGGGGTATCTCGCGTTGCTGGAACTCCGGCTCGAGGCGACTCGGCGGCCCGAGTTGCGCAGGGTGTTGACGGAGCGGGTCCGCGACGACGTCGAGGGGAACGTCGCGTACCACCTGGCGTCCGGGCTGCCCGGCGACGCCACGGCGGTCAAGCTGCTGATTCTCGCGTTGAACTGGCTGATCGTCGAACAGCTCACCTTGCCGGACGTTTTCTCCGAAGCGGAACGGGAAGAATTGATCACCGAGGCGGTCAACCGCATCATCGGCCCCGAATAA
- a CDS encoding amidohydrolase, which translates to MAIIETGIPRVNTPGGREMFDCHAHLWDPAAGFPWIKPGSPHCRAFGSRDLEDAGAGLGITGTVLVEASRGDSGETSALRELRRRNPELIAGYVGNLHVCEAAEFRTLLAQPDPPNGMRIGGADWTATPPEARALVPMLADAGLVLELNLHRHALRTAAEAATENPTLTVVVDHLGNPSDLGEWQRELQEAATVPNVVVKLSGLLTQQHGTPAIARQVLDAVGAERCVVGSDWPICLPRGSRAESLARSMAAVSPAERDEILVSTPRRIYRLAG; encoded by the coding sequence ATGGCTATCATCGAGACCGGGATTCCCCGTGTCAATACTCCCGGAGGCCGCGAGATGTTCGACTGCCACGCGCATCTGTGGGACCCGGCCGCCGGGTTTCCCTGGATCAAGCCCGGTTCGCCGCACTGCCGCGCATTCGGCTCAAGAGACCTGGAGGACGCGGGCGCGGGGCTGGGCATCACCGGAACTGTGCTGGTCGAAGCGTCGCGCGGGGATTCCGGGGAGACGTCCGCCCTGCGGGAACTACGACGGCGGAACCCTGAACTGATCGCGGGCTACGTCGGGAATCTGCACGTCTGCGAAGCCGCCGAGTTTCGTACGTTGCTCGCCCAGCCGGACCCGCCGAACGGGATGCGGATCGGCGGCGCGGATTGGACCGCTACCCCGCCAGAAGCCCGCGCGCTCGTGCCGATGCTGGCCGACGCGGGGCTCGTCCTCGAACTCAATCTTCACCGGCACGCATTGCGGACCGCGGCCGAAGCGGCAACGGAAAACCCGACGCTGACCGTCGTGGTCGACCATCTCGGCAACCCGTCTGACCTCGGCGAATGGCAGCGAGAACTCCAAGAAGCGGCGACGGTGCCGAACGTGGTCGTGAAGCTGTCCGGCTTGCTGACCCAGCAGCACGGCACTCCGGCGATCGCGAGGCAGGTGCTCGACGCGGTCGGCGCCGAGCGGTGCGTCGTCGGCTCCGACTGGCCGATCTGTCTGCCGCGCGGTTCCCGCGCGGAGTCCTTGGCCCGCTCGATGGCGGCCGTTTCCCCGGCGGAACGGGACGAAATCCTGGTCAGCACGCCGCGCCGGATCTACCGGCTGGCCGGTTGA
- a CDS encoding MarR family winged helix-turn-helix transcriptional regulator: MSGMDEIPRRLTEKPSWLLTQLTVHARRLVSQGFAEAGARGYHYRILAALDEFGPASQADLGRRCRVDRSDVVAAVNQLTELGYAERTPDPDHGRRNIVHLTKAGGRQLRRMDKVLDGVQDELLAALSAEERATLAGLLGRVLADHETG; encoded by the coding sequence ATGAGCGGCATGGACGAGATCCCGCGCCGCCTGACGGAGAAGCCGAGCTGGCTGCTCACCCAGCTGACCGTGCACGCGCGCCGGTTGGTATCTCAGGGCTTCGCCGAGGCCGGGGCGCGCGGATACCACTACCGGATCCTGGCCGCGCTGGACGAGTTCGGCCCGGCCAGCCAGGCGGACCTGGGCCGCCGCTGCCGGGTAGACCGCAGCGACGTGGTGGCGGCGGTCAACCAGCTGACCGAACTGGGCTACGCGGAACGCACCCCGGACCCGGATCACGGGCGGCGCAACATCGTGCACCTGACCAAAGCCGGAGGTCGCCAGCTGCGCCGAATGGACAAAGTGCTGGACGGGGTCCAGGACGAGCTGCTGGCCGCGTTGTCGGCGGAGGAACGGGCGACGTTAGCGGGGTTGCTGGGACGGGTGCTGGCTGACCACGAGACTGGTTGA
- a CDS encoding nuclear transport factor 2 family protein, which yields MPTTDRLDVAELFARLARMLDERRHDEIDRVYHPDIAVHSPRGELRGLAEVTEFLTQQRDELAQHVHSDILIDLDGEHATATANQLVYFYRDGEPPHRRSGLRLTTAAAKTAEGWRFTEMGISPAWIQEN from the coding sequence ATGCCGACCACTGATCGTCTCGACGTCGCCGAACTGTTCGCCCGTCTCGCGCGGATGCTGGACGAGCGGCGGCACGACGAGATCGACCGCGTTTACCATCCCGACATCGCCGTTCATTCCCCGCGCGGCGAGCTGAGAGGGCTGGCCGAGGTGACCGAGTTCCTCACCCAGCAGCGCGACGAACTCGCCCAGCACGTGCACAGCGACATCCTGATCGACCTCGACGGCGAGCACGCCACTGCGACTGCCAACCAGCTCGTCTACTTCTACCGTGACGGCGAGCCGCCTCATCGCCGCAGCGGCTTGCGGCTGACCACCGCCGCAGCCAAGACCGCAGAAGGCTGGCGGTTTACCGAGATGGGCATCAGTCCGGCGTGGATCCAGGAGAACTGA
- a CDS encoding MFS transporter, whose protein sequence is MPLALVALAIGAFGIGTTEFVIMGLLPEIAADFGVSIPSAGLLVTGYALGVVAGAPVMTILGTKINRKTMLMLLMGLFIAGNLLSAVAPAFGVMLAGRIVASLAHGAFFGIGSVVAAELVAPDKRAGAIAIMFTGLTVANIVGVPLGTFVGQVVGWRVTFGIVAALGVVGLAGVAKLVPDLPRPEGAHLRKELAAFRNVQVVLAMAMTVLGFGGVFAAITYIAPMMTDIAGYSAGAVTWLLVLFGIGMFLGNLTGGRFADRKLMPMLYVSLGGLAIVLALFTVTAHSKILAAATILLIGALGFATVPPLQKRVLDQAHGAPTLASVVNIGAFNLGNALSAWLGGVVISAGFGYTAPNWVGAALAASALGLAIWSAALERRPRVAVAEPLVQH, encoded by the coding sequence ATGCCATTAGCACTGGTAGCGCTGGCCATCGGGGCCTTCGGGATCGGCACCACCGAGTTCGTGATCATGGGCTTGCTTCCGGAGATCGCCGCGGACTTCGGGGTTTCCATCCCGTCCGCGGGCCTTCTGGTGACCGGGTACGCGCTCGGGGTCGTCGCGGGCGCGCCGGTGATGACCATTCTCGGCACGAAGATCAATCGCAAAACCATGCTCATGCTGCTGATGGGCCTGTTCATCGCGGGGAACCTGCTGTCGGCGGTCGCGCCGGCGTTCGGGGTCATGCTCGCGGGGCGGATCGTCGCGTCGCTGGCGCACGGGGCGTTCTTCGGGATCGGCTCGGTCGTCGCGGCGGAGCTGGTCGCGCCGGACAAACGCGCGGGCGCGATCGCGATCATGTTCACCGGGCTGACCGTCGCCAACATTGTCGGCGTGCCGCTCGGGACGTTCGTCGGGCAGGTGGTCGGCTGGCGGGTGACCTTCGGGATCGTTGCGGCGCTTGGCGTTGTCGGGCTGGCGGGAGTCGCGAAGCTGGTGCCGGATCTGCCCCGGCCGGAAGGCGCGCATCTGCGCAAGGAGCTGGCCGCGTTCCGGAACGTCCAGGTTGTCCTCGCGATGGCCATGACGGTTCTCGGCTTCGGCGGTGTCTTCGCGGCAATCACCTACATCGCCCCGATGATGACCGACATCGCCGGATACTCGGCGGGTGCGGTGACCTGGCTGCTGGTGCTGTTCGGCATCGGCATGTTCCTCGGCAACCTGACCGGCGGCCGGTTCGCGGACCGCAAGCTCATGCCGATGTTGTACGTCAGCCTCGGCGGCCTCGCGATCGTCCTGGCGCTGTTCACGGTCACCGCGCACAGCAAGATCCTCGCCGCGGCAACGATTCTGCTGATCGGTGCGCTCGGGTTCGCCACCGTGCCGCCGCTGCAGAAGCGCGTTCTCGACCAGGCGCACGGCGCGCCGACGCTCGCCTCCGTCGTCAACATCGGCGCCTTCAACCTCGGCAACGCACTGTCCGCGTGGCTCGGCGGCGTCGTGATTTCCGCCGGATTCGGTTACACCGCACCGAACTGGGTCGGGGCCGCGCTCGCTGCTTCCGCGCTCGGCCTCGCGATCTGGTCGGCCGCCCTCGAGCGCCGTCCGCGCGTCGCGGTGGCCGAACCCCTTGTCCAGCACTGA
- a CDS encoding aldo/keto reductase encodes MTVPNVRLNNGVEIPQLGFGVFQVPDDQTAAAVTSALEAGYRSIDTAAIYGNEAGVGRAIAESGISREDLFVTTKLWNEDQGYDSTLRAFDASLAKLGLDYVDLYLIHWPTPARDRYLDTWRALEHLAKDGRIRAAGVSNFQPAHLRRLLDNSGLVPAVNQIELHPGLQQTELRAFHAEHAVATEAWSPLAQGAVLNDPAITEIAARTGKSAAQVVLRWHLQLGNIVIPKSVTPARIRQNLDVFDFELTDADLTAIAAADRGLRTGPDPDELN; translated from the coding sequence ATGACTGTCCCTAACGTCCGCCTCAACAACGGCGTCGAAATCCCGCAGCTCGGCTTCGGCGTCTTCCAGGTCCCGGACGACCAGACCGCCGCCGCGGTGACCAGCGCTCTCGAAGCCGGCTACCGCAGCATCGACACCGCCGCGATCTACGGCAACGAGGCCGGCGTCGGCCGCGCCATCGCCGAGTCCGGGATTTCGCGCGAGGACCTCTTCGTCACCACCAAGCTGTGGAACGAAGACCAGGGCTACGACTCCACCCTCCGCGCCTTCGACGCCAGCCTCGCCAAACTCGGTCTCGACTACGTCGACCTGTACCTGATCCACTGGCCGACGCCCGCCCGCGACCGCTACCTCGACACCTGGCGCGCACTGGAACACCTCGCCAAGGACGGCCGGATCCGTGCCGCCGGCGTGTCCAACTTCCAGCCCGCGCACCTGCGCCGTCTGCTCGACAACAGCGGCCTCGTGCCCGCGGTCAACCAGATCGAGCTGCACCCCGGCCTCCAGCAGACGGAACTGCGCGCCTTCCACGCCGAGCACGCCGTCGCGACCGAAGCGTGGAGCCCGCTCGCCCAGGGTGCCGTCCTGAACGACCCGGCGATCACCGAAATCGCCGCGCGCACGGGGAAGTCCGCGGCGCAGGTGGTGCTGCGCTGGCACCTGCAGCTGGGCAACATCGTGATCCCGAAGTCCGTGACGCCCGCCCGGATCCGGCAGAACCTCGACGTCTTCGACTTCGAGCTGACCGACGCCGACCTCACCGCGATCGCCGCCGCCGACCGCGGCCTGCGGACTGGCCCGGACCCGGATGAGCTCAACTGA
- a CDS encoding dihydrofolate reductase family protein has translation MRKLVYYIAVTLDGRIAGPGDEFDFFPGGDAQQTAAYMGFMNSLYPETVPTAFRAMAGVEGAPNRRFDTVLMGRATHQLDPSVPSPYAHLRQYVVSSTLKPDIGPAVTVVPGDPVGLVRDLKKEETGQDIWLCGGGKLAGALLPEIDEIVLKSYPVVAGAGVPMVDGVFDPTVFSVAERTAFPNGVTATRLVRN, from the coding sequence ATGCGAAAGCTCGTGTACTACATCGCAGTCACCCTCGACGGCCGCATCGCCGGCCCCGGAGACGAGTTCGACTTCTTCCCAGGGGGCGATGCTCAGCAGACCGCCGCCTACATGGGATTCATGAACTCGCTGTACCCGGAAACCGTCCCGACCGCCTTCCGCGCCATGGCCGGTGTCGAGGGCGCCCCGAACCGCAGATTCGACACCGTGCTGATGGGCCGCGCGACGCACCAGCTCGATCCGAGCGTCCCGAGCCCCTATGCACACCTGCGGCAGTACGTCGTGTCGAGCACCCTGAAACCGGACATCGGCCCAGCCGTGACTGTCGTCCCCGGTGACCCAGTCGGCCTGGTGAGAGACCTGAAGAAGGAGGAAACCGGCCAAGACATCTGGCTCTGCGGCGGCGGCAAGCTGGCCGGAGCGCTGCTGCCGGAGATCGACGAGATCGTGCTGAAGAGCTACCCGGTGGTGGCCGGTGCAGGCGTCCCGATGGTGGACGGCGTGTTCGACCCGACGGTGTTCTCCGTGGCGGAGCGAACGGCCTTCCCGAACGGGGTCACGGCTACCCGGCTTGTGCGGAACTAG
- a CDS encoding hydroxyacid dehydrogenase has product MTQRPRALFAMASRYVPGLFPAPVLERVCAVADLDPDVVVEDFGEVELSDVEVLITGWGCPPITGEVLERAPRLRAAFHAAGGVKAHVTEACWERGLRITSAADANALPVAEFSLAAILFAGKDAFRERESYRSHRTPGDPASGGEPGNYGARVGVIGASRTGRRLIELLRPFDFRVAVTDPFLDQEGAARLGVELLELPELLAASDIVTVQAPDLPETRNLLDTTELALLRDGATLVNTARGALVNTAALTRELAAGRIKAVLDVTEPEVLPPGHPLWTLPNVFLTPHLAGSRGNELARLGASAVRELELYVAGKPAAYPVHRAELARLA; this is encoded by the coding sequence ATGACGCAGCGGCCTCGTGCGTTGTTCGCGATGGCGTCTCGCTATGTGCCCGGTCTCTTTCCCGCTCCGGTGCTCGAACGGGTGTGTGCGGTGGCGGACCTCGATCCCGACGTGGTGGTCGAGGATTTCGGGGAGGTCGAGCTCTCGGACGTCGAGGTGCTGATCACTGGCTGGGGGTGTCCGCCGATAACCGGCGAGGTGCTTGAGCGGGCGCCTCGGTTGCGGGCGGCGTTTCATGCGGCTGGCGGGGTGAAGGCGCATGTCACCGAAGCCTGTTGGGAGCGTGGTCTGCGCATCACTTCAGCTGCCGACGCGAACGCGCTGCCGGTGGCCGAGTTTTCGTTGGCGGCGATTTTGTTCGCGGGCAAGGACGCGTTCCGGGAGCGCGAGAGCTACCGAAGCCATCGGACGCCCGGGGATCCGGCGTCGGGCGGGGAGCCGGGCAACTACGGTGCGCGCGTGGGCGTCATCGGGGCGTCTAGGACTGGGCGGCGGCTCATCGAATTGTTGCGGCCGTTCGATTTTCGGGTCGCGGTGACTGATCCATTCCTCGATCAGGAAGGGGCGGCGCGGCTCGGGGTGGAGTTGCTTGAGCTGCCGGAACTGTTGGCGGCCAGCGATATTGTGACCGTGCAGGCTCCGGATCTTCCGGAGACTCGGAATCTGCTGGACACCACGGAGCTGGCTCTCCTGCGCGATGGCGCGACGCTCGTCAACACAGCCCGGGGTGCGCTCGTCAATACCGCCGCGCTTACTCGGGAACTCGCGGCCGGGCGGATCAAAGCGGTATTGGACGTGACGGAGCCGGAAGTCCTGCCGCCCGGTCATCCACTGTGGACGTTGCCGAACGTCTTCCTCACCCCGCATCTGGCCGGATCGCGCGGCAATGAGCTGGCGCGGCTCGGGGCTAGTGCGGTGCGAGAGTTGGAGCTATACGTCGCGGGGAAACCAGCTGCGTATCCGGTGCACCGGGCTGAACTGGCGCGGCTCGCCTAG
- a CDS encoding acetylxylan esterase — protein MAFFDLPLDELERYLPTLPEPADFDEFWAKTLAEQRAADVEATFEPTPNGLATIDTFDVTFRGYGGAPIRGWLQLPVTRTGPLPAVVEYLGYGSGRGVPHEKTLWASAGYAHFIMDTRGQGAETPDPDPSTGDIAAPGFLTRGILDPHRHFYRRVYTDAVRAVDAVRTHPEVDPARVVVTGTSQGGGIALAAAGLVPDLVATMPDVPFLCHFPRATTITDKPPYVEVQQFVKLRRQHAETVNRTLAYLDGASHARRANAPALFSTALMDHICPPSTVFAAFNHYGALNGLAPEHKSIRSYPFNDHEGGAAPHETVKLAWLAGLLGN, from the coding sequence ATGGCCTTCTTCGACCTGCCCCTCGACGAGCTGGAACGCTACCTTCCGACGCTCCCCGAACCGGCCGACTTCGACGAGTTCTGGGCGAAGACGCTCGCCGAGCAGCGGGCTGCCGACGTCGAGGCGACCTTCGAGCCGACGCCGAACGGCCTCGCCACGATCGACACCTTCGACGTCACCTTCCGCGGCTACGGCGGCGCCCCGATCCGCGGCTGGCTGCAACTGCCGGTCACGCGCACCGGCCCGCTGCCCGCGGTCGTGGAATATCTGGGATACGGCAGCGGCCGCGGGGTGCCGCACGAGAAGACGTTGTGGGCCAGCGCCGGGTACGCGCACTTCATCATGGACACCCGCGGCCAGGGCGCGGAAACGCCCGACCCCGACCCGTCGACCGGCGACATCGCCGCCCCGGGGTTCCTCACCCGCGGCATTCTCGACCCGCATCGCCACTTCTACCGCCGCGTCTACACCGACGCCGTGCGCGCGGTCGACGCGGTGCGCACGCATCCGGAGGTCGATCCGGCGCGCGTCGTGGTCACCGGCACCAGCCAGGGCGGCGGGATCGCGCTGGCCGCCGCCGGGCTCGTGCCGGATCTCGTCGCGACGATGCCCGATGTGCCGTTCCTGTGCCATTTCCCGCGCGCCACCACGATCACCGACAAACCGCCGTACGTCGAGGTGCAGCAGTTCGTGAAGCTGCGCCGGCAGCACGCGGAAACGGTGAACCGCACGCTCGCGTATCTCGACGGCGCGAGCCACGCCCGGCGGGCGAACGCGCCGGCGCTGTTTTCCACCGCGCTGATGGACCACATTTGCCCGCCCTCGACGGTGTTCGCCGCGTTCAATCACTACGGTGCGCTGAACGGGCTCGCGCCGGAACACAAGAGCATCCGCAGCTATCCGTTCAACGACCACGAGGGCGGCGCGGCCCCGCACGAAACGGTGAAACTGGCCTGGCTGGCCGGACTGCTCGGGAACTGA
- a CDS encoding GntR family transcriptional regulator, with amino-acid sequence MATTRQTDDAPAGFASTLATNKDQFRNPLISDRVYALLRQAIVDGELEPNERVVESEIARRLGVSQAPVREAVKQLAREGLLTHIPRRGNFVVEISEQDAEHARQVREPLERLAAQLAAEHITDEHLAALDELVEDMHRAVALNDVGKFRDADIAFHTLVSQIPGNPFLTRMWEVLEPSLRALRAIADPLFDGDWHAMADEHSRLVSLLRERDGEAAAEAFAAHAAGRSPVPDPRAQKKRAARGSASRKK; translated from the coding sequence ATGGCAACGACACGGCAAACCGACGACGCACCAGCGGGTTTCGCCTCCACGCTGGCCACGAACAAGGACCAGTTCCGCAACCCGCTGATCTCCGACCGGGTGTACGCACTGCTGCGCCAGGCGATCGTGGACGGCGAACTCGAGCCGAACGAACGCGTCGTCGAATCGGAAATCGCGCGCAGGCTCGGCGTGAGCCAGGCTCCGGTCCGCGAGGCGGTCAAACAGCTCGCCCGCGAAGGCCTGCTGACGCACATCCCGCGGCGCGGCAATTTCGTCGTCGAGATCTCCGAACAGGACGCCGAACACGCGCGGCAGGTGCGGGAACCGCTGGAACGGCTCGCCGCGCAGCTGGCCGCCGAGCACATCACCGACGAGCACCTCGCCGCGCTGGACGAACTGGTCGAGGACATGCACCGCGCGGTGGCGCTCAACGACGTCGGCAAATTCCGCGACGCCGACATCGCGTTCCACACGCTGGTCAGCCAGATTCCGGGGAACCCGTTCCTCACCCGGATGTGGGAGGTGCTGGAACCGAGCCTGCGCGCGCTGCGGGCGATCGCGGACCCACTGTTCGACGGCGATTGGCACGCGATGGCGGACGAGCACAGCCGGCTGGTGTCGCTGCTGCGCGAACGCGACGGGGAAGCCGCGGCGGAGGCTTTCGCGGCGCACGCGGCCGGGCGGTCGCCGGTGCCGGATCCTCGGGCGCAGAAGAAGCGGGCTGCTCGCGGGAGTGCCAGCCGAAAGAAGTGA
- a CDS encoding LacI family DNA-binding transcriptional regulator, whose translation MPGRNRVTLREVAEHAQVSVATVSRVLAGNYPVATETRRRVEQSIQALDYVANVHARALAGVAPRTVAFVLPDIRAQAFAHAAQGVEEASAEHGALSLICTTQGDPERERAVFHLLREQRASAVILIGGVIDDEEYRKKITDLSYELTAADSRLVLCGRPPVDDVPTVEYANEAGAYAVTQHLLSSGHQRILFLGGPTSGPATTTVTDRLAGYRRALGHAGWVQPSDFTRESGYQQFCARLPEDFTAVFAATDLVAAGARAALRSHGLRVPEDVSLVGYDDLELAEDLGLTTVRVPYEELGRAAVHLALSGRTEHPVLETSVVVRTSVAHF comes from the coding sequence ATGCCGGGCAGAAACCGGGTGACGCTGCGTGAGGTCGCCGAGCACGCACAGGTGTCCGTCGCGACAGTTTCCCGTGTGCTGGCCGGGAACTACCCCGTTGCCACTGAAACCCGCCGCCGCGTCGAACAGTCGATCCAGGCCCTCGACTACGTCGCCAACGTGCACGCCCGGGCCCTTGCGGGCGTCGCCCCGCGGACGGTCGCGTTCGTACTGCCAGACATTCGCGCGCAAGCCTTCGCCCACGCCGCCCAAGGCGTCGAAGAGGCAAGTGCTGAACACGGTGCACTCAGCCTGATCTGCACCACACAAGGCGACCCGGAACGAGAACGCGCCGTATTCCACCTGCTGCGAGAACAACGAGCCAGCGCAGTAATCCTGATCGGCGGCGTAATCGACGACGAGGAATACCGCAAGAAAATCACCGACCTGTCCTACGAGCTAACCGCCGCCGATTCCCGCCTGGTCCTATGTGGACGACCTCCGGTGGACGACGTCCCCACCGTCGAATACGCCAACGAAGCCGGTGCCTACGCGGTAACCCAGCACCTGCTCTCGTCAGGCCACCAAAGAATCCTCTTCCTCGGCGGTCCGACCTCCGGCCCCGCAACCACAACGGTCACCGATCGCCTGGCAGGCTACCGGCGCGCCCTGGGCCACGCCGGCTGGGTGCAACCGTCCGACTTCACCCGAGAATCCGGCTACCAGCAATTTTGCGCCCGGCTGCCCGAAGATTTCACCGCCGTGTTCGCCGCCACCGACCTAGTCGCCGCGGGTGCGCGCGCCGCCCTGCGCTCGCACGGCCTACGCGTTCCAGAAGACGTTTCCCTGGTCGGCTACGACGATCTGGAGCTAGCGGAGGACTTGGGCCTGACCACTGTCCGAGTGCCCTATGAGGAACTGGGCCGCGCCGCCGTGCACCTCGCCCTTTCCGGCCGTACGGAACATCCTGTGCTGGAAACTTCCGTCGTAGTCCGAACTTCCGTCGCCCATTTCTAG
- a CDS encoding aldo/keto reductase encodes MNVDLPRLGIGTAPLGGLFEEVSEMDAAATIRAAVDSGITYFDTAPRYGHGQAEERLGRLLPEVPRPVISTKTGWLLRPESKVEPVWTERGIRESLESSLTRLQRSSVDIIYLHDPDEFPDEVRASAYPAARKLRAEGLTRAIGFGMNHAEKLAAYVAEYEVDVVLIAGRFSLLDHDALRTLLPLCAERGTEVVVGGVFNTGLLADPNSAAMFNYRPVPAEPLARARRCAELCADFAVPLTAAAIQFPFLHPAVRSVVVGCRSAAEVTRNATDFRMPIPDELWERLASEGFVPPELLPA; translated from the coding sequence ATGAACGTCGACCTGCCGCGCCTAGGCATCGGCACCGCGCCGTTGGGCGGACTGTTCGAAGAGGTGTCCGAAATGGACGCCGCAGCGACTATCCGCGCCGCCGTCGACAGCGGGATCACCTACTTCGACACCGCCCCGCGCTACGGCCACGGCCAAGCGGAGGAACGACTCGGCCGCCTGCTGCCGGAAGTCCCTCGCCCGGTGATCTCCACCAAAACCGGCTGGCTGCTGCGCCCAGAGTCCAAAGTAGAACCCGTGTGGACCGAACGCGGCATCCGAGAGTCGCTGGAATCCAGCCTCACTCGCTTGCAACGGTCCTCTGTGGACATCATCTACCTGCACGACCCAGACGAATTTCCCGACGAAGTCCGCGCATCGGCATACCCGGCCGCGCGAAAACTGCGTGCCGAAGGTTTGACTCGAGCCATCGGCTTCGGCATGAACCACGCCGAAAAACTGGCCGCATACGTCGCCGAATACGAAGTGGACGTCGTCCTCATCGCAGGCCGATTCTCCCTGCTGGACCACGACGCGCTACGAACCCTGCTGCCACTGTGCGCCGAACGCGGCACCGAGGTGGTCGTCGGCGGCGTATTCAACACCGGCCTGCTGGCCGACCCGAACTCTGCCGCGATGTTCAACTACCGCCCAGTGCCCGCCGAACCACTGGCCCGCGCGCGCCGCTGTGCGGAACTATGCGCAGATTTCGCCGTCCCTCTCACCGCGGCCGCCATCCAGTTCCCTTTCTTGCATCCCGCAGTCCGGTCCGTCGTAGTCGGCTGCCGATCCGCCGCCGAGGTCACCCGCAACGCGACCGACTTCCGGATGCCGATCCCGGATGAGCTGTGGGAGCGGCTTGCTTCCGAAGGTTTCGTACCGCCGGAACTGCTGCCAGCCTGA